From a region of the Nitrospira sp. genome:
- a CDS encoding alpha/beta fold hydrolase, whose protein sequence is MSFPGPHGHRIASILTEPSGGTDKIAILCHGFLSSKTSSTNNALTRLLIGHGIATFRFDFFGQAESEGSFDQITVTLAVEQAHAAVDLMKQRGYRRIGLMGSSFGGLVSILAASQRTDLACLALKCPVVDFAEELRLEFGEEGMAQWKTTDTIPNIMGGPDAIKLRYAFYEDCLRQIAYDPAQSITAPTVIVQGDHDEHVPLHQSRRLYEALRVKKHLEMLQGADHQFTKGADFMRMTNVIADWLNSYLTG, encoded by the coding sequence ATGTCATTTCCCGGTCCTCACGGACATCGAATAGCGTCCATTTTGACCGAGCCGAGCGGCGGGACCGATAAAATCGCCATCCTGTGTCACGGATTTTTGTCATCGAAAACCAGCTCGACAAACAACGCACTGACACGACTGCTCATCGGCCACGGTATCGCCACCTTCCGTTTTGACTTTTTTGGACAAGCGGAAAGCGAGGGTTCATTCGATCAGATCACCGTTACCCTAGCGGTCGAACAAGCACACGCAGCCGTGGATCTCATGAAACAGAGGGGATATCGCCGCATCGGCCTGATGGGATCCAGCTTCGGCGGTCTTGTCTCGATTCTGGCGGCTTCACAACGGACAGACCTGGCTTGCCTTGCCCTCAAATGTCCGGTCGTCGATTTTGCGGAAGAGCTACGGCTGGAGTTCGGAGAGGAAGGAATGGCGCAATGGAAGACGACCGACACCATCCCCAACATCATGGGGGGGCCTGATGCGATTAAGCTTCGCTATGCCTTTTATGAAGACTGCCTCCGGCAGATTGCCTACGATCCCGCGCAATCCATTACCGCTCCGACCGTCATCGTGCAAGGTGACCACGATGAACATGTCCCCCTGCACCAAAGCCGCCGACTCTATGAGGCGCTCCGGGTCAAGAAGCACCTTGAGATGCTGCAGGGAGCCGACCATCAGTTTACGAAGGGGGCGGACTTCATGCGGATGACGAATGTGATAGCTGACTGGTTGAACAGCTATCTCACCGGATAG
- a CDS encoding C-type lectin domain-containing protein, translating to MKYLRWVGLMPNLLLVGAIGELMAPLPSEALTVTIDGTTVQITTTSAACTSGYNLCSFIPPGRYGNWTVGDVSSTNKARIMIGDNSAANSLDLLKLTGITFTPVVTAGTKTTTVVVTHTYNAGGGNPAGDYSWGYGMAGYFDPPGPSPTENIVGNRLRQIGSGNFAGAIVQLGSGIDTGVLATPTTNNLNGSVTKTSPATVVRQNCNTGSGRCAPTITQTFTITVAGADKLVLSDSVIAAGGTCHPLTQVIPIPPGLYAQMRALDPTAKNDVNKLNEWLATKGPLLKIQQGLRAQLHRLLKAAGRGTCPEIQEEIDEVVEDDVQAELVAAAAAGAVPAEPGGTITIIKNTGQVTSDTFTFHISGGPSASTETISMGGQNSQSIVVTVEPGTYNITENPLSGWSLTTSSCGEGGPTTGVVVEVSGNVDCTFNNTGGAIYNGHEYRVINLPGVTWNAARAQAQGLGPGWDLTTITSQGEQEFIQGLLPPNPRELSGTHDYWIAGEQPSGSQEPGGTWRWATDGFVFYNNGVSAGYAIWGTTSTGPDNEPNNLGNENHVTLDNRYGWGWNDLNGNVGTQGFVAKRVHMVIP from the coding sequence ATGAAGTATCTCCGGTGGGTTGGGTTGATGCCGAATCTGCTGCTCGTCGGAGCCATTGGAGAACTGATGGCGCCCCTGCCTTCGGAAGCACTGACCGTGACGATCGATGGGACGACTGTTCAAATTACTACAACATCAGCGGCTTGTACCTCGGGCTATAACCTCTGTTCGTTTATTCCTCCCGGTCGATACGGTAACTGGACCGTGGGGGACGTCTCTTCGACGAACAAGGCCAGAATAATGATTGGCGACAACAGCGCCGCGAACAGTCTCGACCTGCTGAAGTTGACCGGAATCACCTTCACGCCGGTGGTGACGGCAGGCACGAAGACAACCACGGTCGTCGTCACGCATACGTACAATGCCGGCGGCGGGAATCCCGCGGGCGACTATTCGTGGGGCTATGGGATGGCCGGGTACTTCGATCCCCCTGGTCCCTCCCCTACCGAGAACATCGTGGGGAATAGGCTTCGACAAATCGGCAGTGGAAACTTCGCCGGCGCAATTGTCCAACTGGGGTCGGGGATTGATACCGGTGTGTTGGCAACCCCCACAACCAACAATCTTAATGGGAGCGTCACGAAGACTAGTCCGGCAACCGTGGTCCGGCAGAATTGCAATACGGGCAGCGGCAGGTGCGCTCCGACGATCACGCAGACGTTCACCATCACCGTGGCTGGCGCCGACAAGTTGGTGCTGTCCGACAGCGTGATAGCCGCCGGAGGCACCTGTCATCCCCTCACGCAGGTGATCCCGATTCCGCCGGGCCTGTATGCGCAGATGCGTGCGCTGGACCCCACGGCGAAGAACGATGTCAACAAACTCAACGAGTGGTTGGCCACGAAGGGCCCGCTTCTCAAGATCCAGCAAGGGCTGAGGGCTCAGCTCCATCGGTTGCTAAAGGCGGCTGGTCGAGGGACCTGTCCTGAGATTCAGGAGGAGATTGACGAGGTCGTCGAAGACGACGTGCAGGCGGAATTGGTGGCTGCTGCAGCGGCGGGCGCCGTGCCCGCCGAGCCTGGCGGCACGATCACGATCATCAAGAATACGGGCCAAGTGACGAGCGATACCTTTACCTTCCATATCAGCGGCGGACCTTCTGCGTCGACCGAGACGATCTCAATGGGCGGTCAAAATTCGCAGTCAATCGTCGTTACGGTGGAGCCAGGGACCTACAATATCACCGAAAATCCGCTGTCCGGGTGGTCTTTGACCACTTCTTCGTGCGGCGAGGGGGGACCCACAACGGGTGTTGTGGTCGAGGTGAGTGGCAATGTAGATTGCACATTCAATAACACTGGTGGGGCGATATATAACGGTCATGAGTATCGTGTGATCAACCTACCTGGCGTGACGTGGAATGCCGCACGAGCGCAAGCCCAAGGTCTGGGTCCGGGGTGGGACTTGACCACAATCACTTCGCAAGGAGAACAGGAATTCATCCAGGGCCTCTTACCACCTAATCCTAGAGAACTTTCTGGCACTCATGATTACTGGATCGCAGGGGAACAACCAAGCGGATCGCAGGAGCCCGGCGGTACTTGGCGGTGGGCTACTGACGGCTTCGTCTTTTACAACAACGGCGTATCCGCGGGGTATGCGATCTGGGGAACTACCTCCACGGGTCCGGACAATGAGCCGAACAATCTCGGTAACGAGAACCATGTGACCTTGGATAATCGCTATGGGTGGGGCTGGAATGACCTCAACGGAAACGTAGGAACTCAAGGTTTTGTTGCCAAAAGAGTTCACATGGTGATTCCATAG
- a CDS encoding 3',5'-cyclic-nucleotide phosphodiesterase, with protein MKIRVLGCHGADCLAEAAGRLVRQESCGFLIDDSVLLDAGTIGTRLTLAEQRRIRFVLLSHLHFDHIKGLPLLVDNLAEGFLAPVIVAATEPVIQGLIDHVFNDQVYPNFFKLPHREHPVLQAQVLHPGKPVMLGHLEVIPIPVNHTVPTVGYVVKDRGAALLYSGDTYQTEEIWSLGRMIPELKAAFLESSFPDELGELAQKSKHLTPSLFLKEFQKLERPELPIYAYHMKPEFRNQIEEQISRLGIQWVAFLEEGQIITV; from the coding sequence ATGAAGATACGTGTGTTGGGTTGCCACGGGGCGGATTGTCTCGCGGAGGCAGCGGGTAGGCTAGTCCGTCAGGAGAGTTGTGGATTCCTCATCGATGATTCCGTGCTACTGGATGCTGGAACGATCGGAACGCGACTCACATTAGCGGAGCAGCGACGTATCCGGTTCGTGCTCCTCAGCCACCTTCATTTTGATCATATCAAGGGCCTTCCGCTACTGGTCGATAATCTAGCCGAAGGGTTCCTTGCTCCTGTTATCGTGGCGGCCACTGAACCGGTGATTCAAGGGTTGATCGACCATGTGTTTAACGACCAGGTCTATCCGAATTTTTTCAAGCTGCCACATCGAGAACATCCGGTCTTGCAAGCCCAAGTTCTCCACCCCGGAAAACCGGTCATGCTGGGCCATCTCGAAGTCATTCCCATTCCGGTCAACCATACAGTCCCCACCGTGGGATATGTCGTGAAAGACCGGGGAGCTGCCCTGCTCTATAGCGGTGATACCTATCAGACGGAGGAGATTTGGAGCCTGGGCAGGATGATCCCCGAACTCAAGGCCGCCTTCCTTGAATCATCCTTTCCTGACGAACTGGGGGAATTAGCACAAAAATCCAAACACCTCACCCCCTCGCTGTTCCTCAAAGAGTTTCAAAAACTCGAGCGTCCCGAACTGCCCATCTACGCCTATCACATGAAGCCCGAATTTCGTAACCAGATTGAAGAGCAAATTAGCCGGCTGGGTATCCAATGGGTGGCGTTTCTAGAGGAAGGTCAGATCATCACGGTATAA
- the thiD gene encoding bifunctional hydroxymethylpyrimidine kinase/phosphomethylpyrimidine kinase, which translates to MSNTLKQVLTIAGSDSGGGAGIQADIKAMSANGVFAMSVITAITAQNTEEVTDIFELPSAIIAAQIDAIFDDFEVAAVKTGMLSSAAVVDVIVKMLTPQHVANLVVDPVMISKSGHPLLRPDAVEAVKTTLLPLALVVTPNVHEAQQLSGIEITSLADARRAAKVIHGFGCKHVLIKGGHLLNERATDLLYDGRFFNVLKGEFIETRHTHGTGCTFASALAAHLAQGRSVLDAAQTAKSYVTEAIRHGLAIGHGQGPTDHFYFLER; encoded by the coding sequence ATGTCGAATACGTTAAAACAAGTGCTGACCATTGCTGGTTCAGACTCCGGAGGAGGAGCGGGAATCCAAGCCGACATCAAAGCCATGTCCGCCAACGGCGTCTTCGCCATGTCGGTGATTACAGCCATCACGGCTCAGAACACCGAAGAAGTGACGGATATCTTCGAACTGCCGTCCGCAATCATCGCGGCTCAGATCGACGCGATCTTCGATGATTTCGAGGTCGCCGCCGTGAAGACCGGGATGTTGTCTTCTGCTGCCGTCGTCGACGTCATCGTGAAAATGCTGACCCCCCAACACGTGGCCAATCTGGTTGTCGATCCGGTGATGATTTCCAAGAGCGGCCATCCTCTTTTGAGACCGGATGCAGTCGAGGCCGTCAAGACGACACTGCTTCCGCTCGCCTTGGTCGTGACCCCGAACGTGCATGAGGCACAACAACTTTCCGGGATCGAAATTACATCTTTGGCGGACGCCCGGCGAGCGGCCAAGGTGATTCATGGCTTCGGCTGCAAGCATGTGCTGATCAAAGGCGGTCATCTCCTCAATGAACGGGCAACCGATCTGCTCTATGACGGGAGATTTTTCAACGTCCTGAAGGGGGAGTTCATTGAGACCCGACATACCCATGGCACAGGGTGTACGTTCGCCTCCGCATTGGCCGCTCATCTTGCCCAAGGGCGGTCCGTCTTAGACGCGGCGCAGACCGCGAAGTCCTACGTCACCGAGGCGATCCGGCATGGATTAGCGATCGGCCATGGCCAAGGCCCGACCGATCATTTTTATTTCCTGGAGCGATAG
- a CDS encoding agmatinase family protein: protein MAKERKYRGEVPLHDRYGPEAKYAVEAEALLPTTKHEEEIARGLQLGLPAADSIVDRRIPTFSRGELPHFAGINTFVKSPYVEDVRKCGEYDVAILGAPFDGGTTYRSGTRFGPQGIRKISALYGTYSFELGVDLRESMSMCDLGDVFTIPANIEKTFDQVSKGVGHVYSSGAFPVVLGGDHSLGFATVRGVAQHLNGKKLGIIHFDRHVDTQDTDLDERMHTTPWFHATNIPNVPAKNLVQIGIGGWQSPRPGVKSGRDRQTSIMTVTDCVEMGIENAAKQALEVAWDGVDAVWLSFDVDCLDAAFVPGTGWPEPGGFLPREVLKFLQIIADAKPLAGMEIVECSPPYDAAEITSLMATRVICDVLACQVRSGHLAARKKR from the coding sequence ATGGCGAAGGAGCGAAAGTATCGCGGCGAAGTTCCCCTTCATGATCGATATGGTCCTGAGGCAAAGTATGCCGTCGAGGCGGAAGCACTGCTTCCGACCACCAAACACGAAGAGGAAATAGCGCGCGGCCTTCAATTGGGTCTTCCCGCTGCTGATTCGATCGTCGATCGCCGGATTCCCACGTTCAGCCGTGGCGAGCTTCCGCATTTCGCCGGAATCAACACGTTCGTGAAGTCGCCCTATGTGGAAGACGTTCGGAAGTGCGGCGAGTACGACGTCGCCATTCTCGGTGCGCCGTTCGACGGCGGCACGACCTACCGCTCCGGCACCCGGTTCGGACCTCAGGGTATTCGCAAGATCTCGGCGTTGTACGGGACCTATAGCTTCGAACTCGGCGTGGATCTGCGAGAATCGATGTCTATGTGCGATCTCGGCGACGTCTTTACCATCCCCGCCAACATCGAAAAGACATTCGACCAAGTCAGCAAAGGGGTCGGCCATGTCTATTCCAGCGGCGCGTTTCCCGTGGTGTTGGGAGGAGACCATTCGTTGGGCTTCGCGACGGTGAGGGGAGTGGCTCAGCATCTGAACGGTAAGAAGCTCGGCATCATCCATTTCGACCGGCATGTGGACACGCAGGATACCGATCTCGATGAGCGCATGCACACGACGCCTTGGTTTCACGCGACGAATATCCCCAACGTTCCCGCCAAGAATCTGGTGCAAATCGGGATCGGTGGCTGGCAGTCGCCGAGGCCGGGCGTGAAGAGCGGCCGTGATCGCCAAACGAGCATTATGACCGTCACGGATTGCGTGGAGATGGGAATCGAGAACGCCGCCAAACAGGCGCTGGAGGTGGCATGGGATGGGGTCGATGCCGTCTGGCTCAGTTTCGACGTGGATTGCTTGGATGCGGCCTTTGTCCCCGGAACAGGCTGGCCGGAGCCGGGGGGATTTTTACCTCGCGAAGTCTTGAAGTTCCTCCAAATTATCGCGGACGCGAAGCCGCTGGCAGGGATGGAGATCGTGGAATGTTCACCGCCCTACGACGCTGCTGAGATCACGAGTCTCATGGCCACGCGGGTGATCTGCGATGTCTTGGCATGTCAGGTGCGATCCGGACACCTGGCAGCGAGAAAGAAACGGTGA
- a CDS encoding ShlB/FhaC/HecB family hemolysin secretion/activation protein, with amino-acid sequence MRVGRRRLPWVVVIVMIVCLVAQSASAQVFLPPIVDPGGRSREIPSLKDEPPSPKLAPMEPAAPMPPTETQERLPPVRVFAREFQFEGHTVLTVQELQVVAAPYTKREVTTEDLESLRSAVTLLYVQRGYVTSGAVIPDQAVTDGLIKIQIIEGTLAEIHVEGARWLWPGYYRRRIALGAGPPVNIYTLQERLQLLQQDPRIQRINSELRRGVARGQSELNVRVSESRPFKAWLEFNNFQSPAVRAERLLATLAHESLTGNGDRLQFTYGQSIPINNTTGVLPLINVSYVLPITAYDTSLAIAYRRSDFKVVTEPFKALDIEGHTEIFSVALQQPVYRTLNHQVNLGVQGDYLYNKNLLLGQPFDFFAGYQNGVANVAALRFLQDWTYRTQDSIVGVRSRFSVGLDVLDATINSGPVADGRYFSWVGQLQGLHRFDQYAGTQLLGRMDLQLTNDRLFPLEQMPIGGRYSVRGYREISLLRDNAFLFSIEPRFPIARWVFGAREDLIQVAPFFDYARAWAAKGSNEDPRSLMSVGVGLRTAFLPKNQGYFEIYWGYRLRGSGANDPPYITTGNLQDHGIHLQLVLQPF; translated from the coding sequence GTGCGTGTGGGTCGACGGCGGTTGCCGTGGGTTGTGGTGATCGTCATGATCGTCTGCCTTGTGGCACAATCCGCGTCGGCACAAGTGTTTCTCCCTCCAATCGTCGATCCAGGCGGGCGATCACGCGAAATTCCATCGCTTAAAGACGAGCCGCCCTCCCCGAAGCTCGCGCCGATGGAACCGGCCGCTCCAATGCCTCCCACCGAGACGCAAGAACGCCTCCCACCTGTTAGAGTCTTCGCGCGGGAATTCCAATTCGAAGGTCATACGGTCTTAACCGTGCAAGAACTGCAGGTTGTGGCGGCACCATATACGAAGCGCGAGGTCACGACCGAGGACCTGGAAAGCTTGCGGTCCGCAGTGACGCTGCTCTACGTTCAACGGGGTTACGTCACGTCCGGAGCGGTGATTCCCGACCAGGCCGTGACCGATGGTCTTATCAAAATTCAAATCATCGAAGGCACGCTGGCGGAGATCCACGTCGAAGGCGCACGGTGGTTGTGGCCTGGCTATTATCGTCGCCGCATTGCACTCGGTGCCGGGCCGCCGGTCAATATCTACACGCTGCAAGAGCGATTGCAGCTTCTCCAACAAGATCCACGTATACAACGCATCAATTCCGAGCTCCGTCGAGGCGTCGCGCGAGGTCAAAGTGAACTGAATGTGCGGGTATCGGAGTCTCGGCCGTTCAAAGCCTGGCTGGAGTTCAACAATTTTCAATCGCCGGCGGTCAGGGCGGAACGCTTGCTTGCGACTCTCGCCCACGAGAGTTTGACCGGGAACGGAGACCGGCTGCAGTTTACCTACGGGCAATCGATTCCCATAAACAACACGACCGGTGTGTTGCCGTTGATCAACGTTTCGTATGTTCTCCCGATCACTGCCTACGATACCAGCCTGGCTATCGCCTACCGTCGCTCCGATTTCAAAGTGGTCACCGAGCCCTTTAAGGCGCTGGACATCGAAGGCCATACCGAGATCTTCAGTGTCGCGCTGCAACAACCGGTGTATCGCACGCTCAATCATCAGGTGAATCTCGGCGTGCAGGGCGACTATCTGTACAATAAGAATCTGCTGCTGGGCCAGCCGTTCGACTTCTTCGCCGGTTATCAAAACGGCGTCGCGAACGTAGCCGCGTTGCGGTTTCTCCAAGATTGGACCTATCGGACGCAGGACTCCATCGTCGGGGTGCGCTCGCGTTTCTCCGTGGGATTGGACGTGCTGGATGCGACAATCAATTCTGGCCCGGTTGCCGATGGCCGCTACTTTTCCTGGGTTGGGCAACTTCAAGGATTGCACCGATTTGACCAGTATGCGGGCACGCAGCTGCTGGGCCGCATGGACTTACAGTTGACCAACGATCGATTGTTCCCTCTCGAACAGATGCCGATCGGCGGGCGCTACAGTGTGCGAGGCTATCGCGAGATCAGCCTGCTGCGGGATAATGCGTTTCTCTTCTCGATCGAGCCTCGTTTTCCCATAGCCCGATGGGTATTCGGAGCCAGGGAGGATTTGATACAAGTCGCCCCGTTCTTCGATTATGCAAGGGCCTGGGCCGCCAAGGGCTCAAACGAAGACCCCAGGAGTCTGATGAGCGTGGGTGTGGGGCTGCGGACCGCCTTCCTCCCCAAAAATCAAGGCTACTTTGAAATCTATTGGGGATATCGGTTGAGAGGTTCGGGAGCCAATGATCCTCCGTATATCACGACAGGCAACTTGCAGGATCATGGCATACATCTGCAGCTGGTCCTGCAGCCCTTCTAA
- a CDS encoding filamentous hemagglutinin N-terminal domain-containing protein, with amino-acid sequence MDARKPPSRHPSSRRHPAQWAFLLMLAVIPMSPSVGDTQITTDITSSGLNTQVNQVSNSYNITGGTRPGNGPNLLHSFGNFSVGGGDLANFLNNTGLPTSNILGRVTGGNISNIDGTIQTTGFGSANLFLMNPSGIILGPGASLNVGGSVSFSTAQYIRLFDGVSSANFYANPANDGLANSLLTIDASAFEFLSASPAGYGFLTAPDPNATITIQGSALSVPSGQAISLVGGKVVIEGGAQLSAPNGTINLASAVSPGEFDVTALGSLPNVDGTSFTSSGSVSLASGTSIDVHGTGTVFIKGGQLVLSVNEATLSTSEAPAPPDTIVLSPGSSIATANSGTEPGADVQMTVGNFRMDGSNITTITSGLGNGGAVHLQANSLTMENGASIVTATVDGGGIGGDVVLNVRAVDLMGGSLIQSQSQNFTPGLGQGGNVTIQGLSGAEFGAAESVSLSGDSSLSTQTFGSGAGGRVTILSKALTMDGAATTVNAQATDVGRGGDIVVSVQHATLSSGATILTSTGSADPNAPAAATVKVQGLSGAGSMADSVDLSGSNSGIVSDTIGTARSGDVAVHAKTVILREGAVIQTGTSINTGAGGNVTIDADTLAISSEARITSLSAAGNAGQVAITANQLTMNNVSIASSTSSSGRGGDVVLNVGIVRLLNDAKINSSTSESGRAGDITMNVGTLSLANGSSISSASTGTEVITHPDGTTQASGTAGNVVITAAGRFTSDASTIATSAEANHGGDVSITAHSVQLSNGSLITANSNAPLTVTNLVLDANGQLVEQVVGHGNAGNIVINSGSTFLMEHSSVTTEASHASGGQITINAPDMIRLIESPISTSVAGAAGDSNGGNIRIDPQFVILQNSEILAQAFAGSGGAIDVTAGLFLADPSSIVDATSTLGVSGTVQINAAINNLSSVVAQLPESLLAVQTLLRAACAAKLAQGATSSFVERGRDGIPAGPDGLLASPYLPMTSEHSELRHGKPSTGISGIRLRRLFEKEMPSSVTLFSDNAACSS; translated from the coding sequence ATGGATGCACGCAAGCCGCCCTCGCGCCATCCATCATCCAGAAGACATCCCGCTCAGTGGGCGTTCCTCCTCATGCTTGCCGTGATTCCGATGTCACCGTCAGTTGGTGACACGCAGATCACTACGGACATTACCTCCTCCGGCCTAAACACACAGGTCAATCAGGTCAGCAATTCGTATAACATCACTGGAGGCACCAGGCCAGGCAATGGTCCCAATCTCCTTCACAGCTTTGGAAACTTCAGTGTGGGAGGCGGTGATCTCGCCAACTTTCTCAACAATACGGGGCTCCCGACCTCGAACATCCTGGGCCGTGTGACAGGCGGCAACATCTCGAACATCGATGGCACGATTCAAACCACCGGTTTTGGCAGCGCGAATCTGTTCTTGATGAATCCATCCGGCATCATCTTGGGACCAGGGGCTTCGCTCAACGTCGGCGGATCGGTCAGTTTCTCGACCGCACAGTACATCCGGCTATTCGACGGGGTCAGCAGTGCAAATTTTTATGCCAACCCCGCCAACGATGGGTTGGCCAACAGTCTTCTCACGATCGACGCGTCCGCCTTTGAATTTCTCTCGGCCTCCCCTGCTGGATACGGTTTTCTTACAGCGCCCGACCCGAATGCCACAATCACAATCCAGGGCAGTGCCCTTTCCGTGCCATCAGGGCAAGCGATCTCGCTGGTCGGCGGAAAAGTCGTGATCGAAGGGGGAGCGCAACTCTCTGCGCCGAACGGCACCATCAATCTTGCCAGCGCTGTTTCTCCAGGGGAATTCGACGTCACGGCGCTCGGTTCACTTCCCAATGTGGACGGGACCTCGTTTACCTCGAGTGGGTCGGTTTCCCTTGCTTCGGGTACGAGCATCGATGTCCATGGTACCGGCACAGTTTTCATCAAAGGCGGACAGCTTGTCCTCTCCGTGAATGAGGCCACCCTCTCCACATCTGAGGCCCCCGCCCCGCCGGATACGATAGTGCTCAGTCCCGGTAGTTCCATCGCAACGGCAAATTCTGGAACAGAGCCAGGTGCCGATGTGCAAATGACTGTTGGGAACTTCAGGATGGATGGGTCCAACATCACAACGATCACGTCGGGACTAGGGAATGGGGGAGCTGTGCATCTTCAGGCCAACAGTCTCACGATGGAGAATGGCGCATCGATCGTGACGGCAACGGTTGACGGGGGTGGCATTGGAGGGGACGTGGTCCTGAATGTGAGGGCAGTTGACCTCATGGGTGGGTCCTTAATCCAAAGCCAAAGTCAGAACTTCACCCCTGGGTTAGGCCAGGGTGGCAATGTGACGATCCAAGGGCTGTCGGGCGCGGAATTCGGCGCGGCGGAGTCGGTTTCCCTCTCCGGTGACAGCAGCCTATCGACTCAGACGTTTGGAAGCGGTGCGGGAGGACGAGTGACCATCCTGTCCAAAGCTTTGACGATGGATGGAGCAGCCACCACCGTCAACGCGCAAGCGACGGACGTGGGTCGCGGAGGAGATATCGTCGTAAGCGTCCAGCATGCCACACTTTCCAGTGGGGCGACCATTTTGACTTCCACCGGCAGCGCGGATCCTAATGCTCCAGCGGCTGCCACAGTCAAGGTGCAAGGGCTGTCGGGAGCGGGGAGCATGGCGGATTCTGTCGACCTTTCAGGATCAAATTCCGGCATCGTCTCCGATACAATTGGTACGGCTCGTTCCGGTGACGTGGCGGTGCATGCTAAGACGGTCATCCTGAGGGAGGGTGCCGTGATCCAAACCGGCACTTCGATCAACACAGGTGCGGGAGGAAATGTGACCATCGATGCGGACACGCTTGCTATTTCCAGCGAGGCTCGCATCACGAGTTTGTCCGCCGCTGGGAACGCGGGGCAGGTGGCGATCACGGCAAATCAGTTAACCATGAATAATGTTTCTATCGCGAGCAGTACCAGCAGTAGCGGCAGAGGCGGAGACGTGGTGCTGAACGTGGGAATTGTACGCCTTTTGAACGATGCCAAGATCAATAGCAGCACGTCTGAGTCTGGCCGGGCCGGCGACATTACGATGAACGTCGGCACACTAAGCCTTGCCAATGGCAGCAGCATCAGCAGTGCCAGCACCGGGACGGAGGTCATCACCCACCCAGACGGAACGACGCAGGCGTCGGGCACGGCAGGAAATGTTGTCATCACGGCTGCGGGCCGCTTCACAAGTGACGCGAGCACTATCGCCACATCGGCGGAGGCAAACCATGGTGGAGACGTCTCCATTACCGCTCACAGCGTGCAACTTTCCAACGGCAGCTTAATTACGGCGAACAGCAATGCGCCGCTTACAGTAACCAACCTTGTGTTGGACGCGAACGGCCAGCTGGTCGAACAGGTGGTTGGCCACGGCAACGCAGGCAATATCGTGATTAACAGCGGCTCGACATTTCTCATGGAGCACAGCTCTGTAACGACGGAAGCCAGCCATGCCAGCGGCGGACAGATTACCATCAACGCGCCGGATATGATCCGGTTGATCGAGAGCCCGATTAGTACCTCCGTCGCCGGCGCTGCTGGAGACAGTAATGGGGGCAATATTCGGATCGATCCGCAGTTCGTGATTCTCCAGAATAGCGAGATTCTGGCCCAGGCGTTTGCCGGATCCGGAGGAGCCATCGACGTGACCGCCGGTCTCTTTCTTGCCGATCCTTCCAGCATCGTGGACGCGACTTCCACACTCGGGGTCAGCGGCACGGTGCAAATCAACGCCGCGATCAACAACCTATCCAGCGTGGTCGCGCAACTGCCGGAGTCCTTGTTGGCGGTTCAGACGCTGCTACGGGCCGCCTGCGCGGCGAAGCTGGCGCAGGGAGCAACCAGCAGCTTCGTCGAACGCGGACGTGACGGCATCCCTGCCGGACCCGATGGATTACTCGCGAGTCCCTACCTGCCCATGACATCCGAACATTCCGAGCTGCGACATGGCAAGCCGTCGACCGGAATATCAGGGATCCGATTGCGTCGACTGTTTGAGAAGGAGATGCCTTCGTCAGTCACGCTCTTCTCAGATAACGCCGCCTGTTCGTCATGA